A window of the Arachis duranensis cultivar V14167 chromosome 5, aradu.V14167.gnm2.J7QH, whole genome shotgun sequence genome harbors these coding sequences:
- the LOC107490624 gene encoding non-specific lipid transfer protein GPI-anchored 9-like, producing MASKVMFSFFLIFSSIVHQGISQSLEELLGGLGKNMGVVKEAQCMQKLVACNKYLKDQSNVPEECCGPLREIATSNDQECLCAFFNNQQMLDSMQISRDDAMKLPNACSVPVEISTCNNVQSPPVSDINLDPKMFGPPAESSSATGLIRFGVPSFFALLAAALF from the exons ATGGCTTCCAAGGTTATGTTCTCATTCTTCCTCATATTCTCTTCAATAGTTCATCAAGGAATCTCTCAAAGCCTTGAAGAACTTCTTGGAGGACTTGGAAAAAATATGGGAGTGGTGAAAGAAGCACAATGCATGCAAAAGCTAGTGGCTTGTAATAAATACCTGAAGGACCAAAGTAATGTTCCTGAAGAATGTTGTGGACCTTTGAGGGAAATTGCAACATCAAATGACCAAGAATGTTTGTGCGCTTTCTTCAACAACCAACAGATGCTTGATTCCATGCAAATCTCTAGGGATGATGCCATGAAGCTTCCTAATGCTTGCTCTGTCCCTGTTGAGATTTCTACATGCAACAatg TACAAAGCCCACCAGTATCAG ATATAAATCTAGACCCTAAAATGTTTGGTCCCCCTGCTGAATCATCAAGTGCAACAGGACTTATTCGTTTTGGTGTTCCAAGTTTTTTTGCTTTGTTGGCTGCTGCTCTATTTTAG
- the LOC107490622 gene encoding protein TIFY 6B → MERDFFGLSSKSDAGTTIKDDAAVRGSGMQWTFSNKVSAIPQYLSFKTTLEDQRKTIMDPLASSGYMTISTKDAYDTDQKPLLSVVQRNLSIGKQAGNNIGMTVYPPLCSGSHLASQQQESRIFSLSNQTNKVSPVLQSNLATTTGHSMVASVIKPQALGSKSTSTPVSALPSASSIVGTTELRNCSKSSGTPTQLTIFYAGSVCVYDDISPEKAQAIMLLAGNGSALNQNNTVSTTKLQPAMSVPSKDNGFIVGMPIPLPSTSLLVSRPGGALVAVGPSTTSTNNLESPNVVSIRSASQKMVNTVGLPQARKASLARFLEKRKERVMSTSPYTLSKKSSPESSNPGSDTISLSMNSSGSCSLPAIN, encoded by the exons ATGGAGAGAGATTTTTTTGGTTTGAGCTCCAAAAGTGATGCAGGGACTACTATCAAAGACGATGCag CAGTGAGGGGTTCAGGAATGCAGTGGACATTCTCAAACAAAGTCTCAGCCATTCCTCAGTACTTGTCCTTCAAGACGACTCTGGAAGATCAGAGAAAGACAATTATGGATCCCCTAGCTTCATCTGGATATATGACCATATCAACTAAGGATGCTTATGACACTGACCAGAAACCATTGTTGAGTGTGGTCCAG aggAATTTGTCCATCGGAAAGCAAGCCGGAAACAACATTGGAATGACAGTGTATCCACCGCTATGTTCTGGTTCACATTTAGCTAGCCAACAACAGGAATCAAGAATATTTTCACTTTCCAACCAAACAAATAAAGTAAGTCCTGTTCTTCAATCTAACCTTGCTACTACTACCGGACATAGCATGGTTGCTTCAGTCATAAAACCACAAGCACTCGGTTCCAAATCAACCAGCACACCTGTATCTGCTCTTCCATCTGCGAGTTCCATTGTTGGAACTACCGAATTAag GAATTGTTCCAAGTCTTCTGGGACACCTACTCAGCTGACCATTTTCTATGCCGGTTCAGTATGTGTTTATGATGACATATCTCCTGAGAAG GCCCAGGCTATCATGTTACTTGCTGGAAATGGCTCTGCTCTAAATCAGAACAACACAGTTTCTACAACTAAATTGCAGCCAGCAATGTCTGTTCCCTCCAAAGATAATGGTTTCATTGTAGGCATGCCAATTCCTCTTCCATCGACTTCTCTCCTCGTTTCTCGTCCTGGAGGAGCGTTGGTGGCAGTAGGACCTTCGACTACCTCTACCAACAATTTGGAATCTCCTAATGTTGTTTCAATAAGATCTGCATCTCAAAAAATGGTTAACACAG TAGGGTTGCCTCAGGCACGCAAAGCATCGTTGGCTCGGTTCTTGGAGAAGCGAAAGGAAAG GGTTATGAGCACATCTCCCTACACTTTAAGCAAGAAATCTTCCCCTGAAAGCAGCAATCCTGGATCAGATACTATTAGTCTTTCCATGAACTCCTCCGGTTCCTGTTCGCTACCAGCCATTAACTAA
- the LOC107490615 gene encoding ABC transporter G family member STR — protein MASRPNKKLGSNKNLESLLDMDQAGGVAKKLNNQLRPQNSVPGTGLEFSNLSYSVIKKQKKDGVWMKKEAYLLHDISGQANKGEIMAIMGPSGAGKSTFLDALAGRIAQGSLEGSVRIDGKPVTTSYMKMVSSYVMQDDQLFPMLTVFETFMFAAEVRLPPSVSREEKRKRVYELLDQLGLQSATHTYIGDEGRRGVSGGERRRVSIGIDIIHKPSLLFLDEPTSGLDSTSAYSVVEKVKDIARGGSIVLMTIHQPSFRIQMLLDKITVLARGRLVYMGKPDLLGAFLSGFGRTVPDGENSMEYLLDVIKEYEQSTIGLDPLVLYQRDGLKPDQAAKTPVPRTPRTAYTRKNNPAGASKHMISLKSQGFTAGTSVPDSSNFSYGYNYEDEGEDDDQNFDNSLERRSATTAQTPRTMASGVHPRLASQFYKDFSAKDFSVWLYHGVVGTPRRAPSWTPARTPGVTPMSASRSVMTSQQQDPYYARAKTPSLVSQSMNIYATSYQEFDIEEEVLDEPSHGSKYANPWLREVVVLSWRTMLNVIRTPELFLSREIVLTVMALVLSSIFKNLSHTTCLDINRLLNFYIFAVCLVFFSSNDAVPSFILERFIFIRETSHNAYRASSYVISSLLVYLPFFAVQGLTFAAITKFLLHLKSKLLYFWLILFASLITTNAYVMLVSALVPSYITGYAVVIATTALFFLTCGFFLKRTQIPVYWRWLHYISAIKYPFEALLTNEFDNNNCYTGNLADLSPGPMGDLKFSQQHNFSSNCILIGKDVLETMDIQLDNVWYDILILLAWGVLYRFFFYLVLRFYSKNERK, from the exons ATGGCATCAAGGCCAAATAAGAAACTAGGCTCAAACAAGAACCTAGAGAGTTTATTAGACATGGATCAAGCAGGAGGAGTTGcgaaaaaattgaataatcaaCTTAGACCACAGAACTCTGTTCCTGGAACAGGGCTAGAATTTAGTAACCTTTCTTATAGTGTCATAAAGAAGCAGAAGAAGGATGGGGTTTGGATGAAGAAGGAAGCATATCTTCTTCATGACATCTCCGGCCAGGCCAACAAAGGCGAAATCATGGCGATCATGGGGCCGAGTGGTGCTGGAAAATCCACCTTTCTTGATGCCTTGGCAGGGAGAATTGCTCAAGGGAGTCTTGAAGGATCAGTTAGAATTGATGGAAAACCA GTGACTACAAGTTACATGAAGATGGTCTCATCATATGTGATGCAAGATGATCAATTGTTCCCTATGTTGACAGTTTTTGAGACATTCATGTTTGCAGCTGAGGTTAGGCTTCCTCCTTCAGTTTCAAGGGAGGAAAAGAGGAAGAGGGTTTATGAGCTTCTTGATCAACTTGGCTTGCAG AGTGCAACACATACATATATTGGTGatgaaggaagaagaggagtaTCAGGAGGGGAGAGAAGAAGGGTGTCCATTGGCATAGACATAATTCATAAGCCATCCCTTTTGTTCCTTGATGAACCAACCTCAGGACTTGATTCAACAAGTGCCTACAGTGTTGTTGAAAAGGTTAAGGACATAGCAAGAGGAGGTAGCATTGTCCTCATGACCATACATCAACCTTCATTTAGAATTCAAATGCTCCTTGACAAGATCACGGTCTTAGCGAG GGGAAGGCTTGTATACATGGGAAAACCAGATTTACTGGGTGCATTCCTTTCTGGATTTGGAAGGACAGTACCAGATGGAGAGAACAGCATGGAGTACCTATTAGATGTCATCAAAGAATATGAGCAATCCACCATTGGACTTGACCCTCTTGTTCTTTACCAACGCGACGGCCTCAAACCAGATCAAGCCGCCAAAACACCTGTcccaagaacaccaagaacagcTTACACAAGGAAGAACAACCCTGCTGGTGCTTCAAAACACATGATTAGCCTAAAATCTCAAGGATTCACGGCCGGAACATCGGTTCCTGATTCCTCAAACTTCAGCTATGGCTATAATTATGAAGACGAAGGCGAAGATGATGATCAGAATTTTGACAATTCTCTTGAGAGGAGAAGTGCTACTACTGCTCAAACTCCAAGGACTATGGCCAGTGGTGTCCATCCCCGGTTGGCTTCGCAGTTTTACAAAGACTTCTCTGCCAAGGATTTCTCTGTTTGGCTCTACCACGGTGTGGTAGGGACACCTCGCCGCGCGCCCTCTTGGACGCCAGCTAGGACACCAGGTGTGACACCTATGTCAGCTTCTAGAAGTGTTATGACAAGCCAACAACAAGATCCTTATTATGCTCGCGCGAAAACACCTTCACTAGTTAGCCAATCCATGAACATCTATGCAACTTCATAtcaagaatttgatattgaagaagaagtgCTTGATGAGCCAAGCCATGGATCAAAGTATGCAAATCCATGGCTTCGCGAGGTAGTCGTGCTCTCATGGAGGACAATGCTTAATGTTATTCGAACTCCAGAGCTATTCCTGTCCAGAGAGATTGTCCTAACTGTCATGGCACTTGTCCTCTCCTCTATCTTCAAGAATCTAAGCCACACAACTTGCTTAGACATCAATAGGCTCCTCAACTTCTACATCTTTGCAGTATGCTTAGTCTTCTTCTCTTCGAATGACGCCGTCCCTTCCTTCATCCTGGAGAGGTTTATCTTCATTAGGGAGACTTCTCACAACGCTTATCGCGCATCATCCTATGTCATTTCTTCCCTTCTTGTTTACCTCCCTTTCTTTGCCGTCCAGGGACTAACTTTCGCAGCCATAACAAAGTTTTTGCTCCATCTTAAAAGCAAACTCTTGTACTTTTGGCTAATCCTTTTTGCTTCTCTTATAACCaccaatgcatatgtgatgCTTGTGAGTGCTCTTGTTCCAAGTTACATCACAGGATACGCGGTTGTTATAGCAACAACCGCGCTGTTCTTCTTGACATGTGGCTTCTTCCTCAAGCGAACTCAGATACCAGTGTATTGGAGGTGGTTGCATTACATTTCTGCTATCAAATACCCTTTTGAAGCATTGCTGACGAACGAATTCGACAACAACAACTGCTACACAGGGAACCTAGCCGATCTGTCTCCGGGTCCAATGGGAGATTTAAAGTTTAGCCAACAACACAATTTCAGCAGTAACTGCATTTTGATTGGGAAGGATGTGTTGGAGACAATGGATATTCAGTTGGATAATGTATGGTATGATATCTTGATCCTGCTAGCTTGGGGTGTTCTTTACAGGTTCTTCTTCTACTTGGTACTGAGATTTTACTCCAAGAATGAGAGAAAATGA